In Ruminococcus sp. HUN007, a genomic segment contains:
- a CDS encoding PD-(D/E)XK nuclease family protein, translated as MKRSSTVINGIMDVVYRKAGEWHIVDYKTNADGNALDVKYQNQLEAYKKAFEKITGEKVKDAGIYHIT; from the coding sequence TTGAAGCGGTCATCGACAGTAATAAACGGCATAATGGACGTTGTATACCGCAAAGCAGGCGAGTGGCACATCGTGGATTACAAAACCAACGCAGACGGAAACGCCCTTGATGTGAAATATCAGAACCAGCTCGAAGCGTACAAAAAGGCATTCGAAAAGATTACCGGCGAAAAAGTAAAGGATGCGGGGATTTATCACATTACGTGA
- a CDS encoding type II toxin-antitoxin system HicB family antitoxin, which translates to MLKLFYPACFYPNDTGFTVIIPDLPGCVTEGKEITEAFEMAVDCASGWVLTELEDGNPIPKASDIQTITADEYPDGFTTMIVLDMDSYAEKYGEKSIRKNCTLPAWLNNRAEKMNINFSQVLQEALIQKLNI; encoded by the coding sequence ATGCTGAAACTATTTTATCCTGCATGTTTTTACCCGAATGATACTGGCTTTACTGTGATCATTCCAGACCTTCCGGGATGTGTAACAGAAGGAAAAGAAATTACTGAAGCTTTTGAAATGGCTGTAGACTGCGCAAGCGGATGGGTTCTTACAGAACTTGAAGATGGAAATCCAATTCCTAAAGCGTCGGATATTCAAACCATAACTGCTGATGAATATCCTGATGGATTCACTACAATGATCGTTCTTGATATGGACAGTTATGCTGAAAAATACGGTGAAAAATCCATTAGAAAAAACTGTACCTTACCTGCCTGGCTTAATAACAGAGCTGAAAAAATGAATATCAATTTTTCACAGGTACTTCAGGAAGCTTTGATCCAGAAGCTGAATATATGA
- a CDS encoding YqiA/YcfP family alpha/beta fold hydrolase: MNNSNDIRNNNNGNKYDLNILNIHGYHGSPENAAYAALGKQCENITSPSVDYDAKSPESIADDLRHIITDKKIDVIVGTSLGGFFAAYLSAEFNLPVILINPCLLPFLHLPRLGYDGEITSFISMFGTLTDLKNDNVCCIVGDADEIIDTNDFTERLCRNERFRRIPGGKHSGATLPLNDYFDEILPYCDEIKKNK; this comes from the coding sequence ATGAATAACAGCAACGATATAAGAAATAATAACAATGGAAACAAGTATGATCTAAACATTCTCAATATTCATGGCTATCATGGTTCACCTGAGAATGCGGCATATGCTGCACTTGGAAAACAGTGTGAAAATATTACTTCGCCTTCAGTAGACTATGATGCAAAATCACCTGAAAGCATTGCTGATGATCTCAGACATATTATCACTGACAAAAAAATCGATGTTATCGTCGGAACAAGTCTTGGCGGTTTCTTTGCGGCATACTTGTCTGCTGAGTTTAATCTTCCGGTTATACTGATCAATCCATGCCTCCTGCCGTTTCTTCATCTTCCGCGTCTCGGCTATGATGGAGAAATCACATCGTTTATATCCATGTTCGGAACGCTTACTGATTTGAAGAACGATAATGTATGCTGCATTGTAGGAGATGCGGATGAGATAATCGATACTAATGATTTTACTGAAAGATTGTGCAGAAACGAACGTTTCCGTCGTATACCAGGCGGAAAACATTCCGGTGCTACACTGCCTCTGAACGATTATTTCGATGAGATACTTCCGTATTGCGATGAAATAAAGAAAAACAAGTAG
- a CDS encoding transposase yields MFCEYQKKLAKKDEEYQKALDEKDTIIETLKAEIRHMKAVQDRDGTNTSLPTSQTPIGKSKARPNSREETDNSKGGQTGHKRSELEPPAEEAITDITEHCLTEDDCCPKCKKDEFEYTGKTENRYEIEVEVKVKRVKHKYYVYKCKNCGTLVISRTAPEKRTKVRYGANVQAMILVLLNIMNSSINKVPVFFQGITNGEISPSEGYVAKVQARAAKALAVFHNDLRRELLKRLLIYWDDTVVYADTKRICLRFYGDERIAFFAAHENKDMNGILLDGILENLSAETSVMHDHNSINYNERFVFINIECNAHLQRDLQKLADETNHEVLLEIKALISATIKDRKNLIQAGTTRFDDGYLENFESKLTELLQRAETLAEANTSKYSGGPERALIRRIIKYRSNYFAWVYDFSLPTTNNLSERALRGTKTKMKVSGQFASSKTANNYAMIRTYIETCRRNGINEYDALTRLCDGNPYTVEEIFAECE; encoded by the coding sequence TTGTTCTGTGAGTATCAAAAAAAGCTTGCTAAGAAGGACGAAGAATATCAAAAAGCACTTGACGAGAAAGACACCATAATAGAAACACTTAAAGCCGAGATCCGGCATATGAAAGCGGTACAGGACAGAGATGGAACCAATACATCTCTGCCTACATCGCAGACACCAATCGGGAAATCAAAAGCAAGACCAAACAGCAGAGAAGAAACCGATAATTCCAAAGGAGGCCAAACAGGGCATAAAAGATCAGAGCTTGAACCACCTGCAGAAGAAGCAATAACTGATATAACGGAACATTGTTTAACTGAAGATGACTGTTGTCCGAAATGCAAAAAAGATGAGTTTGAATATACCGGAAAAACAGAAAATCGCTATGAAATAGAAGTAGAAGTTAAAGTAAAGAGGGTGAAGCATAAGTATTACGTCTACAAATGTAAGAATTGCGGGACCCTGGTGATCAGCAGAACGGCACCTGAAAAAAGAACGAAAGTAAGATATGGAGCAAACGTACAGGCAATGATACTTGTTTTGCTGAATATTATGAATTCGTCAATAAATAAGGTTCCTGTATTCTTTCAGGGCATAACAAACGGAGAGATCAGTCCGAGTGAAGGGTATGTAGCTAAAGTACAGGCCAGAGCCGCCAAAGCACTGGCAGTTTTTCATAATGATTTGCGAAGGGAGTTACTTAAAAGACTGCTCATTTACTGGGATGATACCGTGGTTTACGCCGATACCAAAAGAATCTGCCTGAGATTTTACGGAGACGAAAGAATCGCGTTCTTTGCAGCCCATGAAAACAAAGATATGAACGGAATTCTTCTGGATGGAATACTTGAAAATCTTTCTGCTGAAACATCTGTTATGCATGATCATAACAGCATCAATTACAATGAACGTTTTGTGTTCATAAATATTGAGTGTAATGCACATTTGCAGCGCGATCTTCAGAAACTTGCAGATGAAACCAATCATGAAGTACTGCTTGAAATAAAAGCATTGATATCAGCAACGATAAAAGACCGAAAGAATCTGATACAAGCAGGAACAACACGATTTGATGATGGATATCTTGAAAATTTTGAAAGCAAGCTTACAGAACTTCTGCAAAGAGCAGAAACGCTGGCAGAAGCGAATACATCAAAATATTCAGGCGGTCCGGAACGCGCTCTGATACGCAGAATCATAAAATATCGCAGCAATTACTTCGCCTGGGTATATGATTTCAGTCTGCCTACAACAAATAATCTCTCAGAACGAGCACTACGTGGGACGAAAACAAAAATGAAGGTGTCAGGTCAGTTCGCATCTTCAAAAACAGCAAATAACTATGCAATGATTCGTACATACATTGAAACATGCCGAAGAAATGGAATCAACGAATATGATGCATTAACAAGATTATGTGATGGTAACCCATATACTGTCGAAGAAATATTTGCTGAATGTGAATAA